Proteins encoded together in one Shewanella acanthi window:
- a CDS encoding TMEM165/GDT1 family protein, which produces MEALLASTFTVAIAEIGDKTQLLALLLAARFKNKTAIILGILLATLFNHFAAAWIGQWAIDWVSPEVARYLVAASFFAIALWVLVPDKVDSEESRFYQMGPFIATFILFFIAEMGDKTQIATVVLSAKYDALVMVVTGTTLGMLLANVPVVLAGHFSAEKLPLNWIHRGCAVLFALLGIVTLVY; this is translated from the coding sequence TTGGAAGCGCTATTAGCCTCAACCTTTACGGTTGCCATTGCCGAAATTGGCGATAAAACCCAATTACTTGCCCTATTACTCGCCGCAAGATTTAAAAATAAAACCGCGATTATCTTGGGGATTTTGCTCGCAACTCTGTTTAACCATTTCGCCGCCGCTTGGATTGGCCAATGGGCTATCGATTGGGTCAGCCCAGAAGTCGCCCGCTATCTGGTAGCAGCCTCTTTCTTTGCGATCGCGCTCTGGGTATTAGTGCCGGATAAAGTGGATTCCGAAGAGAGCCGCTTTTATCAAATGGGCCCTTTTATCGCGACCTTTATTCTGTTCTTTATCGCCGAAATGGGTGACAAAACCCAAATCGCCACCGTGGTGTTATCGGCTAAATACGATGCGCTTGTCATGGTCGTGACAGGCACCACCTTAGGCATGTTGCTTGCTAACGTACCAGTGGTGTTAGCGGGTCACTTTAGCGCCGAAAAATTACCACTAAATTGGATCCACAGGGGCTGCGCCGTGTTATTCGCCCTCCTAGGTATAGTCACTTTAGTGTATTAA
- a CDS encoding aromatic amino acid transport family protein — protein MLGSIAIVAGTAIGAGMLALPLATAALGMIPAILLLVVVWGISAYTSLLMLEINLRTGVGDNVHAITGKLLGKNGQIIQGASFLSLLFALTAAYLTGGSSLLVLKAKTMFDVALDNQLAVVLFTLVLGGFAALGVAWVDKASRLLFSLMIVLLVVVVLFLLPEVSISNMATSAIADSMTSSWMAAIPVVFTSFGFHVCIATLVRYLDGDAVSLRKVLLIGSTIPLACYIFWLLVTLGTVGGTQISGFEGSLPALISALQEIAHIEWISKCISLFADLALVTSFLGVTLSLYDFVAELTRAKNNLAGRVQTWLITFVPPLLCALYIPEGFVAVLGFAAVPLVVMIIFLPIAMALRQRQATSQGYQVAGGGLALSIAGLLGAVIIAAQLFVAL, from the coding sequence ATGTTAGGCTCGATTGCCATTGTGGCGGGCACCGCCATTGGCGCGGGAATGTTGGCATTACCTTTAGCCACCGCTGCACTGGGGATGATCCCTGCTATTTTACTGCTGGTGGTCGTTTGGGGGATTTCGGCTTACACTTCATTGCTGATGCTCGAAATCAACCTGCGTACTGGGGTGGGTGATAACGTCCATGCCATTACTGGCAAATTACTGGGCAAGAATGGCCAGATTATTCAAGGCGCTTCCTTCTTAAGTTTACTCTTCGCCCTGACTGCGGCGTATCTGACCGGTGGTTCATCACTTTTGGTGTTAAAAGCCAAAACCATGTTTGATGTTGCCTTAGATAATCAATTGGCCGTGGTGCTGTTTACGTTAGTGCTTGGCGGTTTTGCGGCATTAGGGGTTGCATGGGTTGATAAAGCGTCGCGCTTACTGTTTTCTTTGATGATCGTACTGTTGGTCGTCGTTGTGCTGTTCTTGCTGCCAGAAGTCAGTATTTCAAACATGGCGACCAGCGCCATTGCGGATTCAATGACTAGCAGTTGGATGGCAGCAATCCCTGTCGTGTTTACCTCTTTTGGTTTCCATGTGTGTATTGCGACCTTAGTGCGTTATTTAGATGGCGACGCGGTGTCACTGCGCAAGGTACTGCTGATTGGCTCAACCATACCATTAGCATGCTATATCTTTTGGTTATTGGTGACCCTTGGCACAGTGGGAGGCACCCAAATCAGCGGTTTTGAAGGTTCATTACCCGCTCTAATTAGCGCGCTACAGGAAATTGCCCATATTGAATGGATCAGCAAGTGTATCTCACTATTTGCCGATTTAGCCCTGGTGACCTCATTCCTTGGGGTAACTTTAAGTCTTTATGATTTTGTTGCCGAATTAACCCGTGCTAAAAATAACTTAGCGGGTCGCGTGCAAACATGGCTTATCACTTTTGTGCCGCCGCTATTATGCGCGCTTTATATTCCAGAGGGTTTCGTGGCGGTATTGGGCTTTGCAGCGGTGCCTTTGGTGGTGATGATTATCTTCCTACCGATTGCGATGGCACTGCGTCAACGTCAAGCCACATCTCAGGGATATCAGGTCGCGGGCGGTGGTTTAGCCCTCAGTATTGCGGGTTTACTTGGCGCTGTGATTATTGCTGCGCAGCTATTTGTGGCGCTCTAA